The proteins below are encoded in one region of Aquisphaera giovannonii:
- a CDS encoding sugar phosphate isomerase/epimerase family protein, with the protein MFVACSTLCFAREPLEKALRLIAEFEFDKFELALTEGGQHLRPSEVGEDPEAALQRLRSAPSLIPSAIYADFGPVDWGDPAIRKRFEAICRFAKSLGVAVITVHAAAAGTPVDAEVKRLSGLVSFALRNGLVLALLTHSETLAGDPAVAVQLCKALPGLGLTLDPSHGLQGGYKEADLDAMYPYVQNCHLRDTGKNPGEFQVRVGQGQIEYARIVTQLQRHGYNRGLTVSIVDRPENTFDREVEVRKLKLLLETLL; encoded by the coding sequence GTGTTCGTCGCCTGCAGCACACTCTGCTTCGCGAGGGAGCCGCTGGAGAAGGCCCTGCGCCTGATCGCGGAATTCGAGTTCGACAAGTTCGAGCTGGCCCTCACCGAGGGCGGCCAGCACCTGCGCCCCTCCGAGGTCGGCGAGGACCCCGAGGCCGCGCTCCAGCGCCTGCGAAGCGCGCCCAGCCTCATCCCCTCGGCGATCTACGCCGACTTCGGGCCCGTGGACTGGGGCGACCCCGCGATCCGCAAGCGGTTCGAGGCGATCTGCCGGTTCGCCAAGTCCCTGGGCGTCGCCGTGATCACCGTCCACGCCGCGGCCGCCGGCACGCCGGTGGACGCGGAGGTGAAGCGGCTCTCCGGGCTCGTCTCCTTCGCCCTCCGCAACGGCCTGGTGCTCGCCCTGCTGACGCACTCGGAGACCCTCGCCGGGGATCCCGCCGTCGCGGTCCAGCTCTGCAAGGCGCTGCCGGGCCTGGGCCTCACACTGGACCCCAGCCACGGGCTCCAGGGCGGGTACAAGGAGGCCGACCTGGACGCGATGTATCCCTACGTCCAGAACTGCCACCTCCGCGACACCGGCAAGAACCCCGGCGAGTTCCAGGTCCGCGTCGGCCAGGGCCAGATCGAGTACGCCCGGATCGTCACGCAGCTCCAGCGCCACGGCTACAACCGCGGCCTGACGGTCTCCATCGTGGACCGGCCGGAGAACACCTTCGACCGCGAGGTCGAGGTCCGCA